The DNA region TTAGAAAGGTCAAATGTCTTACATATCCCAATAATCATAACTTCGAAAATctgaacaaaaaaattaaccCCACTTTGCACTTTTCGAAAAAGGTTATATAACTAAAATTAAAGTACATGCACTATGATGATTTGTGTCTAAATACAATCGATATTTCCGTCTGATAAGggcataaaataaaacctttGTTACTGGCCAGCCTGTTAATTTATATCTTGGGCTTGAATGGTCTATATTTACACAAATTGGCCAACCAATTCTAGAGAGATTTATAATAATGGGATTTTCTGGTTTAAACTTACTTCCATATTGGCCCGCCTGTGGAGAAGATAGGGATATGAAGGTCTTCACATTGTGATCGGGCAGACTTTGGATGGCCGCCCGGGCCAAAAGGCCTCCTTGCGAGTATCCTGGAAATGGTATAACATCAAGAATCAGGAACAAAGCACATAAAGAAGGCCTTTACATACCCAGGACGATAATGCCCTCCGGATGAAGTTTGCCCACTTCGTTAAGGTAATCCCTAACTTGATCCACCTGCCGCCAGGCGTTCTCCAGACTGTACCATCCGCTAAATTTGTCGCAGTTATAAACTATGGTCCCAGGATGAAACTACAAACGGAAGGCATAGGTTTATCGGTCTAACTGCGTTGTTTGCGTCGAAAATGACCTTGCGACCATTGCTTTCTGGTAAACAATAACAAGGGGAGTCCAATAACAAACCTCTTCGATTTCCCGGACTAGAGAAGACATTGATTCTGCGCCGGAGAGGATTCCGTGGAGGATGACCACTGGTTTAAAGGCCAGAGAGCCGGAAATCGGCGAGCAAGTTGCGCAAAACGCCAGCAGGACTTGCCAATGAAGCCTCATTTTACGCCGAACAATGAAATTGGTTTGCaactgttgttgttgatgtaTCCGTATCTTTATTAGCTGCTCTTCTTCTTGCTCCTGGCTTTGGAAATTCTGAATGTGCGGGATTTTAATTTGACATGCGAATGGCAATCTATTGTCGACGCAATTATGAGCAGAGCGGTGTTTGAAAGGGAATTTGAAATAGTATATCTTTAATTGTTTAATGGTAAACTTAATATTATGAATCTGTTGTACAATAATCTATAATGAGCGTAACTATGGCTTGCgaatatattaattaaaatattgaacatgttttttaaattttgtgaaTGTGGGAATTTGACtataaattacaaaaacagaaaattaaatttttttcttatcttgcgttttgttgattatagttaaaataatagttgagaattaaatttataattttttataaacatcTTGAGCAACCTAACTAAAAATccattaataaaataacatttctcAACAGTTCAAACTATCAAAGATCTTTTAGTAAACCAAGAAGTTTTTTCAACTAGATATACTCCAAAAAAATCCCCGAGATCAGTGGACCTTAAAATAATGCTCGTTTATTCACTCTCAACTTACACGATCGTCGTTATGTACTTTGCACTATTGTGTCTTGCGTAAATTTAAGTCTAGGCGCAGCATACACGCTCCGCAATTAATATCTACGCTCTGTGGCTGGCTATTCACAGACTCCTCCTCCACTTCGCACAATCCATTTGTCTTTCGGGGCCGGGAACAAGGTGATTTCAAGGTATATCAAATATGACAACACTTAACATGTTAGGCTTAGGGCTAGGGCGGCATCTCAACCGTTTTGTTTAAGAGTTCTCGATCTAGATTTGTAGCGGTTCTGTTCCAAGTTACGTGATTCGTTATGTGGCTGGAGATCTAGTAGAAGAAATCCAGCCCGTTCCGAGGGCTCGTACCTCACCCGGCCACCTCCTCGCTGACAAAGTCCAGCTTGACCACCTCGGCGGGCAGGCACTCCTCCACGTCCACCTCGTTCTCCTGCACGTTGATGCGGTTGAGGGTCATGGACACGTCAGGTCCGCACTTCAGGCCCGCTGGCGCCCCTGCTGGGGAGCCCACTGTCGACGCCGTCGTCGCTGGAGGATTGGAGGTGCTCACCACGTCATCGGCAATTACCACTGTGGGCGAGAGTACTGTTGACACAGTGGACACCGCCGGCACAACTGGCACCACGATCTGCGTCGACGAGCAGGTGGACACCACATGAGGTTGCTGCACCACTGTCGCCGAGGTGGACGTAGGCTGCTGGATGATGATGTTCTCCGTGATAGTGGGCGTGTTGTTTGCCGCTGAGGCAGCAGCCTGGGCTGCCGCCAGCGCCGCCGCCTTCTGCATCTGCTGGTACTGCTTCACCGTCACCGTCGTGCCCGTCGTGGTGGTGGTCTGTGGATGCAGGATGATCTGCTTGGGCTGCGCCACCAGCTGCACGTGCTGAACGATGGGCTGCGATTTGAATACTTGAGGAGGTGTCTGCTGAAGGGTCTGCTGCGGCTGCAGGGGCTGCTGGGGTTGCTGGGGCGGCAGAGTCTGCAGCACGTGTTGCACCTGCTGGACGGGCACTTGCTTGGCGGGAATGCCGGCGTCCTCGAAGGCCTTCTTCTTCAGCGCCTGGCGGATCTGGGAGCTGCAACGAGGGCAAAAGTATCTGGGATTAGCACGGACACACTGGGCAGCATGTTCCCTCGCCAGGATCGGAGGATCACTTACACGGTGCGGTTCTTGATGCTCAGGCTGATCTTGGTCAGGTCGTCGGAGAAGCGCATGATGGACGAGTGCAGCATGTCGATCTCCTCGTCCGTCCACTTCCTGCAGCCGTGGCGAGGGAACAAAGGGACACAGAAACACTCCGATTAGTGTCCACCGGATCTCGGAACTCTGGACGGGATTAACTTACCCGGATGGCGACTCCGCGTTGGGATGCAGCTGCATGGTCAGGTCGCCCAGTCTGCTAAACGCCTGTCCGGCGGCCGTGAAAATCTCCCCCACCTGAAAGTGCATCCGACCCGGATTGGCATCCGGAGTCAGTTTGTTGTTACCGCgtgcaaattcaaaacaaacgCACCGTCCCCCGCCCACCGACCGCCGGCCCAGAGAAGGTGGAACAACAAATTTCCCACTCGCAGGAGTGAGACAAACGAACGACTCTCGACTCTCTCCCGCGCCGCCTTATTTTTGTTGTGACGCGCTTGGGCGCTGGAGACGGGATTCCGGGCGCGTGGTCGCCGGCGGACGTGGCGGAGCACCTGCACCTACCTTGGTTGCCGAGTTCATGGCCTTTTTTTCGCGGGGCGCTGCTTTTTGTCGTAATTTTCTGTTTTGCAAATCGTAAGCGTCCGCAGCCCTTTCCAACACTCAAGCGACCCCTCGATAAGCGTCGAGCGCTGTTCAACACTGGTAAAATGAATTGCGCACATCGACCTATCGATTGGCAGTTTCAATTCAAACTAAAACCGTTAAACGCTAAATATCAAAATCGAATGAGTCTTTGAAGCCAGAAAATATCATACCGCTACGACTCTCAGTTTTCAATATTACATAAAATGTATGGAAAATTTAGATCCATATATTTTGattcttattttttaaattagattCTGTATCTTAAGGAGTATAAAGCCGGGAGCAAAGAAAATAAAcagaaaatggaaaagatttatttaataaacaaaataaattattaaacatAGTATATAGAATACCTTATTTATCGAAGACCAAAGTTTTGGTCTTCAAAATAATTAACTGTGTTTcaaatgtaaataataatctCGTGCAAATGAACCAACCTCGtttcattttgaattttgtgatcaattttgtttgaaaaacTCTTTTATATCGACTAATGAATACGGCAAaccttaaatattaaacttcaCCTCTGCAAGATAACACTTAACAAAATAACTTAATACTTGAATAACATCTAGCATGACTTATTTGGCTGCCTCCAAAAGGCCATCGGATTCTGCACCATCCTCTATGTGTACTCCTATTTTTCTCGCAGAGTGGCGATTTCGGTTTCTTTATTCGCATTGTGTATGGAAACATGAAGAGCTGACCGTAATTAATTACAGAAggttaacaaaaaaagaaaaggaatcAATACTGACACCTTAAGTGCATTGTTTTCTCAGAAAACTTATTTTAACTATCTCCATCAACTCCGTTAGGTTATCGTTTCGGACGCGAATATTTTCGAGCATCTTTTCATTCAATAATTATCCTACTTAGGATGGTTTCCATCCCGGATTCAGTCTGTGTTCTAAGCTCAGCTCGGAACAATGGCAATTACTATCTATAATGAAACAAATGGATAGATACATCCCACAAGAAACCATACTGCACTTACCCACGGAATCCGTCATAGTTCCGCAATCCCGAAAGTCGTTCCAGCACGACTGCTTCCGGTGCTCATCGTAAGCCGTGATGCGTCGATTCTTCCTCACCTCAAAGCTGATCGATTTCTTTGGAATAaaacattaatttaaaaatagctACTTGGAATTCACCAAATCAATTGTACCCTTGACACACTGGCAACACCAATGCGGTCCACGGTTTTCTTAGCAGAGGAGGCAGATGCAGATGTGGGCGACATATTGGAGGAACTCGGTTTAAGGGACACGTTGCCTCCGTTCACATTAGCCGCTTGAAAAGCCGCCAGTTCAAGCTCGAGCTTGGTCATAATCTCGGTGACCGTGCACAACTTTTCCTCAAGGTTGCGCTTGTCTTCCATTAGAATGGAGATGGTACCGTCCATGCGTTCCTTTTCCGCTCGGAAATTGGTTTCCCTGGAtttctgaaaaataaaaaacagtgAGAATCTGCAAACTAACAGAGTGACTTTATATTACCACAGTCGATCGTAACGTCTCGCACTCCTTTGCGAGCCTTTCAACCATTTCGAGGCTTTGTTTTTGCTTGGTTGAGTCTTCTTGCAGCGATGCAAAAACTGCCTCTTTGGACGCGAACTGGGCCATAAGACGAGCATGGTCATTATCCTTCTTCTCAAGGATAGACAGCTTTTCCGCCAGTTCTTGTTTGCTCTTCAGCAAATCGGATTCGTTGGAtttctaaataaaaatgtttaatgaaCGAAACTAGCTGTATTACTCAAATATTACCAGTGTTGTTCGTAGCTTTTCACATTCCTTTGTGAGCTCCTCGTTAAGCATACAAAACTTGTCCTCCACGATGCGCTTGTCTTTCTGCAGATT from Drosophila subpulchrella strain 33 F10 #4 breed RU33 chromosome 2L, RU_Dsub_v1.1 Primary Assembly, whole genome shotgun sequence includes:
- the LOC119548526 gene encoding mediator of RNA polymerase II transcription subunit 15 isoform X2, coding for MNSATKVGEIFTAAGQAFSRLGDLTMQLHPNAESPSGSQIRQALKKKAFEDAGIPAKQVPVQQVQHVLQTLPPQQPQQPLQPQQTLQQTPPQVFKSQPIVQHVQLVAQPKQIILHPQTTTTTGTTVTVKQYQQMQKAAALAAAQAAASAANNTPTITENIIIQQPTSTSATVVQQPHVVSTCSSTQIVVPVVPAVSTVSTVLSPTVVIADDVVSTSNPPATTASTVGSPAGAPAGLKCGPDVSMTLNRINVQENEVDVEECLPAEVVKLDFVSEEVAG
- the LOC119548526 gene encoding mediator of RNA polymerase II transcription subunit 15 isoform X1, which produces MNSATKVGEIFTAAGQAFSRLGDLTMQLHPNAESPSGKWTDEEIDMLHSSIMRFSDDLTKISLSIKNRTVSQIRQALKKKAFEDAGIPAKQVPVQQVQHVLQTLPPQQPQQPLQPQQTLQQTPPQVFKSQPIVQHVQLVAQPKQIILHPQTTTTTGTTVTVKQYQQMQKAAALAAAQAAASAANNTPTITENIIIQQPTSTSATVVQQPHVVSTCSSTQIVVPVVPAVSTVSTVLSPTVVIADDVVSTSNPPATTASTVGSPAGAPAGLKCGPDVSMTLNRINVQENEVDVEECLPAEVVKLDFVSEEVAG